The Lysobacter luteus genome contains the following window.
ACCGCAAGCTGATCGAGTCGATCGCCGGCGTGCAGTGGGAAAGCTGCTGCATGGCCGTGCGCCTGGTCGGCCGCCGCTACATCCGCGAGCGCAACGGCGACCTGGACGACTCGCTCCGCCTCGAGTTCGAGCTCAAGGGCCTGGGGTCGGCCGGCCAGAAATCCGAGGAAATATTGAGCCGTGCTATTCTCGGATACGATCGTGAAGATCTGTATCTAGTGCCGCCCTCCACCGTGGACGCCGGCAATTTCGACAACTCCCTCGATCCGATTCCATGAAGAAATTTTTCGCGTGTGTCCTCGCCGCCACGCTGCTGTCGGCGACCGTGCAGGCGCAACAGGTGCAGCCGATCGATGGCATCGCCGTGGTGGTCGACGAAGGCGTCATCCTGCAGAGCGAGCTTGACCGGGCGGTCGGCAACATCCGTGCCCAGTACGCCGGTCGCGCCGCGCAGCTGCCCCCGCCGGACGTGCTCGAGCGGCAGGTCGCCGAGCGCCTGGTGCTGCTCAAGCTGCAGGTCGCGCGAGCCGAGGCCACCGGCGTGCGCGTCAGCGACCAGGAGGTCGACCAGGCCATCGCCGGCATCGCCGGGCAGAACCGCGCGAGTGTCGAGCAGTTGCGTGCCCAGCTGGCCGCCGACGGCACCTCGTTCGACCAGTTCCGCGACTCCATCCGCGACGAACTGCTGGTCCAGCGCCTGCGCCAGCGTTTCGCCCAGACCCAGGTGTCGGTGAGCGACGCCGAGGTGGACGCGGCTCTCGAGGCGCAGCAGGCCACCGGCCAGCAGTACCACCTGGCACATATCCTGGTCGCGCTGCCCGAGGGCGCCACGCCCGAGCAGATCGCCACCGGCGAGGAAAAGATCCTCGGCATCAAGAGCCTGCTCGACCGGGGCGAGATGGATTTCGCCGCCGCCGCGGTGCGCTACTCCGACAGTCCGAACGCGCTGGAAGGCGGCGACCTGGGCTGGCGCGGCGAGAACGAGATCCCGGCCGCGTTCGCGAACCTGGTCCGGCAGATGGCCCCGGGACAGGTCACCGCACCGATCCGCGGTCCCAGTGGCTTCCAGCTCCTGCAGCTGGTCGAGACCCGTGACGCCGGCCAGGGCGGCCCCAGCGTCGTCACGCAGGTCCGCGCCAGCCACATCCTGATCCGGGTCGACGAGAACACCAGCGCCGCCGAAGCCAAGGCCCAGGCTGACACGCTGCACGCGCGCATCGTCGGCGGCGCCGACTTCGCCGCGCTCGCCCGCGAGCACTCCGAGGACCCCAGTTCGCAGGCCGCTGGCGGCGACCTGGGCTGGTTCACGCCGGACCAGTTCGGCCCGGATTTCGGCGCCCAGGTGTCCGCGCTCGCCGATAGCGCCGTGTCGACGCCCTTCCGCACCCAGGCCGGCTGGCACATCGTGCAGCGCACCGGCACCCGCGAAGCGGATGTGGGCAACGAGAACCAGCGTGCGCAGGCCCGCGAGACGATCGGCCGACGCAAGCTGGAAGAAGAGTGGAACCAGTTCCTGCGCGAGATGCGTGGCGAGGCCTTCGTCGACTTCCGCACGGGCAACGCGACCGCCGACGCCGCGGAAACCGCGCCGGAAGCCCCGGCCACCGGCGACTGACCATGCGACCACCCCGGCTCGCGCTGGTCCCGGGTGAACCGGCCGGCGTCGGGCCGGAGCTGTGCGTCCGCCTCGCGCAACGCCCGCGCGACTATTCCCTGACCGCTTTCGGCGACCGCGACACGTTGCAGTCCGCCGCCGACGCGCTAGGCCTGCCGCTCGTCATGACGCCGCCCGACAGCGCGGACGATCGTGCCGGCACGCTGGCCCTGGTCGAGGTTCCCAACGCCACCCCGGTCCGGTTCGGCCAACCCGATCCGCTCAACGCGCGCGCCGTGATCGACGCCTTGCTGGCAGCCGGCGCCGGCTGCCTGGACGGGGGGTTCGACGGCGTGGTCACCGGTCCGGTGCACAAGGCCGCGATCAACGCCGGAGGGATCGCCTACAGCGGGACCACCGAGTTGCTGGCCAACCAGGCTGGCTGCGGCGTGGTGATGATGCTGGCGAACCCGACCATGCGGGTCGCGCTGGCCACGACCCACCTGCCATTGCGGCAGGTTGCCGATGCGATCACCACACAATCGCTGCGACACGTATTGCTCACGCTGCACGACGCGCTGCAACGCGACTTCGGCATCGACACACCCACGATCGCGGTGCTCGGCCTGAATCCCCACGCGGGCGAGGACGGCGTCCTGGGCGACGAGGAGATCCGGGTGCTGCAGCCGGTCATCGAATCACTGCGCGGCGAAGGCTTGCGCCTGCTGGGACCGCTGCCAGCCGATACCGCGTTCCTGCCGGCCCGGCTCGCCCAGGTCGACGCGGTGCTCGCGATGTACCACGACCAGGGCCTGCCGGTACTGAAGTTCAGTGGGTTCGAATCAGCCGTCAACCTCACGCTCGGCCTGCCCTACCCGCGCGTTGCGGTCGACCACGGCACCGCGCTGGACCTGGCCGGCAGCGGCGCGGCAGATCCCTCAAGCCTGTTCGCGGCGGCCGATACCTGCGCCAGGATGGCTGCAACGCGGCTCGCACACCGGCATGACCCCGCCGGCACCGCCCACGGAGCCTGCCAATGAGCAACGCACGTTTCAGCGAGCCCCCGAAGAAGCACCTGGGCCAGAACTTCCTGCACGAGCGGACCGTCATCGATCGCATCGTGCAGGCGGTGAACCCCAAGCCGGGCGAGCGCCTCGTCGAGATCGGCCCCGGCCAGGGCGCGATCACGTTTCCGCTGTTGGACCGCCACGGGCGGCTGACCGTCATCGAGTTCGACCGCGACCTGATTGCGCCGCTGACCGAAGCCGCCCGATCGCACGGCGAGCTGACCGTGATCCACCGCGATGTACTCAAGGTCGACTTCAGCGAGCTTGCGCGCGATACCCCTGACGGACGCATCCGGCTGGTCGGCAACCTGCCGTACAACCTCTCCTCGCCCATCCTGTTCCATGCGCTCGACCACGCTGCCGCGATCAGCGACATGACTTTCATGCTGCAGAAGGAAGTCGTCGAGCGCATGGCGGCCGGTCCCGGAAGCAAGGTCTACGGCCGCCTGAGCGTGATGCTGCAGGCCTATTGCACCGTCACGCCGCTCTTCACCGTTCCGCCGGGCGCGTTCCGGCCACCACCGAAGGTCGATTCCGCCGTGGTGAGGCTGGTGCCGCGGCCGGCCGACAGCATCGGTATCGACGACCCGGCGACGTTCGCGCGTGTAGTCCGCGACGCGTTCGGCCAGCGCCGCAAGACGCTGCGCAACGCGCTTTCGCAAGTGTGCGACTCGGCGGCGATCGAGGCCGCCGGGATCCGTCCGGACGCACGTGCCGAGCAGATCGCGGTCGCCGATTTCGTGCGCCTGGCCAATTCGCTCCCGCACTAGCGCGCTGCAGTGATGGGGACGACATGCGCGACGCAACCACGCGTCGCGCATGTCCGCTTCACCCCGGCTCGACTTACACTGTCCGCATGGAACGCAGCACCGACTACGCCTTCGACATCGACGTCGCCACCCGCTACCTCGACGAGCAGTCCGAGCCCGGGCAGGACCGCTACGTGTTCGCCTACACCATCACCATCCGCAACACCGGCACTGTCCCCGCGCGGCTGCTGTCACGCCACTGGCTGATCACCGACGCCACCGGCAAGGTGCAGGAAGTCCGCGGCGATGGCGTGGTCGGCGAGCAGCCCCGGCTGCGTCCGGGCGAGGGGTTCGAGTACACCTCCGGCGCCGTGCTCGAGACCGACCTGGGCACCATGGAAGGCAGCTACTCGGTCGAGGCCGACGACGGAACCGTGTTCGACGCGCCTATCCCCGCGTTCACCCTGGCCGTGCCGCGCACGCTGCACTGAGGCCGACATGACCGTCTGGGCCATCGGCGACCTGCAGGGCTGTTACGACGCAACCCAGCGGTTGCTCGAGAAGATCGCGTTCGACCCGGCGAAGGACCGGCTGTGGTTCTGTGGCGACCTGGTCAACCGTGGCGGCCAGTCACTGGAGACCTTGCGACTGGTGCATTCCCTGCGCGACAACGCGACCGTGGTGCTTGGCAACCACGATCTGTCGCTGCTGGCAATCGGCGAGCGCCGCGAAGAGGAACAGCGCAAGGTCAATCCCGACCTGCAGCGGGTGGTTCTCGCCGAGGACCGCGACACGCTGCTGCCGTGGTTGCGCCGGCAGAAGCTGGTACATGTCGACCGCGGGCTGGGCTGGATGATGGTGCACGCCGGCCTCGCGCCGAAGTGGACCACGCAGCTCGCCGAAAAGCACGGCCGCGAGATCGAGGAGCGCCTCCAGGGCGACCAGTACCAGCGGCTCCTCAAAAACATGTACGGCGACGGGCCGGTGTGGAACCCGCGGCTGGGGGGGATCGACCGCCACCGCGCGATCATCAACATCTGCACGCGACTGCGGTACTGCTCGCCGCGCGGGCGCATCTCCTACGAGGACAAGGGCGTGCCGGGTACCCAGCCGGCCGGCCTGTATCCCTGGTATGCCGTGCCCGGCCGGGCCGAGCGTGACCTCAGGATCGTCTGCGGGCACTGGTCGGCGCTCGGGCTTTTCATCGGGCACGGGGTGCACGCAATCGACACCGGCGCGGTCTGGGGCGGAAAGCTCACCGCGTTGCAACTCGATACCGACGAACTGCGCATCGTGCAGGTGGCGGGGCGGGACGTCCCGGCCAACCCGCCCAAGCCGAGGCATCGTCCGCGGCGCTGAGGTATCCGGGGATCGCAGCGGCAGCCGCTGCTACTTGGGCGCGGGGATTCGCCGGTACTCGACGAACTCGAACGCAGAGGCATGCCTGGCGTCCGTAACGTGCGTCTCGCGCGCGACGACGTCCCACTGCGCCGGGTCGAACGACGGGAAGAACGCGTCCGCCCCCTCGACCGTGAGGTCCACGTGGGTCAGGTGCATGCGCGTGGCATCCGGCAGGCACAGCGCGTAGACCTCGCCGCCACCAATGACGCACAGCTGCGACGCACCGTCGTCGGCGGCAATGGCGACCGCCTGCGCAACCGCGGCCACGGCCTGCATGCCTTCGAACGGCACCGCGCCCGAACGCGTCAGCACAAGATTGCGGCGCCCGGGCAGCGCGCGCCCGAGCGACTGCGCGGTCCGCCGCCCCATCAGCACCGGCTTGCCTAGCGTCAGCGCCTTGAAGCGCTTGAGGTCGTCGGGCAACCGCCACGGCAGGCCATTGTCGCGTCCGATCGCACCGTTGCGGTCGAGCGCGGCGATCAACGCCAGTTCAACCGTCGGGTCCACCACCGGCGTCAAACCGCGACCGGCGCCTTGATCGCCGGGTGCGGGTCATAGCCTTCGATGGCGATGTCGTCGAAGCCGAACGCGAAGAGGTTCGTCACCGCCGGCGCCAGCTTCAGTGTCGGCAATGGCCGCGGCGCACGCGTGAGTTGCTCGCGGGCCTGTTCGTAGTGGTTCGAGTACAGGTGGGCGTCGCCCAGGGTGTGTACGAAGTCGCCGACACCCAGCCCACAGGCCTGCGCCACCATGTGGGTCAGCAGGGCGTAGCTGGCGATGTTGAACGGCACCCCGAGGAAGATGTCGCCACTGCGCTGGTACAGCTGGCAGCTGAGCTTGCCGTCCACGACGTAGAACTGGAACAGCGTATGGCAGGGCATGAGGGCCATCTGCGGCAGGTCGGCGACGTTCCATGCCGATACGATCAGCCGGCGCGAGTCGGGGTTGCGCTTGATCTCCTCGACCACCCAGCGGATCTGGTCGATCTCGACGCCGTCGGCGCCGGCCCAGCGCCGCCATTGCTTGCCATAGACCGGGCCGAGCTCGCCGGACGCGTCAGCCCACTCGTCCCAGATGCTGACCTTGTGCTCCTTCAGGTAGGCGACGTTGGTCTCGCCGCGCAGGAACCACAGCAGCTCGTGGACGATCGAGCGCAGGTGCAGCTTCTTGGTGGTGACCAGCGGGAACCCGGCATTGAGGTCGAACCGCATCTGCCAGCCGAACACCGAGCGGGTGCCGGTGCCTGTGCGGTCGGACTTCTCGGTGCCGTGGTCGAGGACGTGGCGCAACAGGTCCAGGTACTGTTCCATTGTCGCCTCAGGCCTCCTGTCCGGAACCGGCCGCCGGTTGCGCCTGCAGGGTGGGCTGGCGACGCGACAGCCCCAGCCAGAACAGGCCGACCAGCACCAGCGGAATGCTCAGCAGCTGGCCCATGGTGAGCCAGCCGAACGCGAGATAGCCGATCTGGGCGTCGGGTTCGCGCACGAACTCCACCGCGAACCGGAACACGCCGTACAGCAGCGCGAACATGCCAGCCACTGCGTAGCGCGGCCGCGGCCGGCTGGAGAACCACCACAGGATGCAGAACATCACCAGCCCCTCGAGCACGGCCTGGTAGAGCTGCGACGGATGCCGGGCGAACGGGTCGAGCGCACCGGTGGCGAACTCGGCCTGAAGCCGCTCGCCGGTCCAGCCGGAGAACTCCGGCGCGCGCGGGAACACCACGCCCCAGCCCTCGTCGGTGTGCTTGCCCCACAGCTCGCCGCCGATGTAGTTGCCCAAGCGCCCGAAACCGAGCCCCGCCGGCACCAGCGGTGCGACGAAGTCGGCAACGTCGAAGAAGTGCAGGCGCTGGCGCCGTGCCCACCACCACATCGCGGCCAGCACGCCCAGCAGGCCGCCGTGGAAGCTCATGCCGCCTTCCCAGATGCGCAGCAGCATCAGCGGATCGCGCAACAGGTCGCCGAATCCGTAGAACAGCACGTAGCCGATCCGGCCGCCGAGCACCACGCCGAGCATGCCGTAGAACAACAGGTCGCCGAACCCCTGCTCGGTGACGCCGGGCAGCCGCCCTTGGCGCACGCGGCGGCGGCCGAGCCACCAGGCCAGGCCGAACCCTATGAGGTACATGATCCCGTACCAGTGCACCTGCAACGGTCCAAGACTTACGGCGACCGGGTCGATCTGGTGGAGGATGGTCATGGGGCTCTGGGCTGGCCGGGGCAGCGGTCATTGTGCCCGACCACCGCCCGCGATGGTGCCCGCGCCGGACTCACAGGATGTGCGGGACGTTGGGCAATTCGTCGTGATCGACGGTGTCGGGGTCATCCGGGAAATGCGCGGCGATGATGTCCGATAGCGCCTCGATGCCAGCCAGCACCGCGGCTTCGGGTTCGCCCGCGCGCAGCCGCTCCTCGACCAGCTGGCAGGCGCCGCGCCACTGCGCATCGCTCACCAGTCCGTCGAAGCCACGGTCGGCGACGATCTCGATCCGGTGGTCGGCCAGCAGCAGGTAGAGCAGCACGCCGTTGTTGGCGCGCGTGTCCCAGACACCCAGCCGGGCGAACGTCTCGTTGGCGCGGTCGCGCGCGGTGGTGCCCGCCATGATCGCGCGCATCGGCAACGCGGCGTCGACCGCGAAGCAGATCTCGCCGGTGTGGCGCAGTTCGCTGGCGGCGATCGCCGCAGTGATCCGCTGCAGCGTCGCGGCCGGGAACAACCGCCGCGCGGACGGTGCGAACAGGTGCTTGAGCCAGCGCATCAATCCGTCCTCACCAGCTTCCGGAGGCGCCACCGCCCCCGCTCATGCCACCACCGCCGCCCCAGCCGCCACCGCCGAAGCCACCACCGCCACCGAAGCCGCCGCCACCGCCGAATCCACCGCCCCCGCCCCAGCCGCCGTAGCCACCCCAGCCACGGTCGGCGGCAAAGCGCCCGCCGGAATTGCTGGCCAGCCCGAACAGCAGGCCGAAGACCGCGGCGATACCGCCGAACAGCAGCGACGACAGCAGCCACGCCACGCCTCCGGCCGCGAGCGCCGTGCCGATGCCGCGGATGCCCCGCGGCGCAACCCCGAGTACGCCGCGTGCGACCTGGGCCACGATGAAGGCGGCGAACAGGGCGAACAACCAACCGCCGCCTTCACGCTCGCCACGCGGTGCGGTCGCCATGGGTTCGGGCAGCGGCTCGCCGTCGATCAGTCCGGTCAGCACCGCCGTCGCGTCGACGATGCCGCCGGCGTAGTCGCCTGCCCGGAAGCGCGGCACCACGTATTCCTGTATCACCCGTATCGCGGTCGCATCCGGGATTGCGCCTTCAAGTCCGTAACCAACCTCGATCCGGACCCGCCGGTCGTCCTTGGCCACCACCAGCAGCACGCCGTCGTCGACCTTCTCGCGACCCAGCCGCCATTGGTCGTAGACGCGCACCGCGTACTGGGCGATGTCCTCCGGCTGGGTGGTCGGAACGACCAGTACCTGCAGCTGGGCGCCCTTGCGCTGCTGCAGCGCGAGCGCCTGCGCCTCCAGCTGCTGCCGGGTCGCCGCGTCGAGGGTGCCGGTCGTGTCGACGACCGGCGAGTCCAGCGCAGGGATCGGCGCGAGCTGCTGGGCGGCGGCCGGCAGGCACGCCAGCCA
Protein-coding sequences here:
- a CDS encoding TPM domain-containing protein; the protein is MTVSPDRKWSPGRRAGCGWLAWWAAALLWLACLPAAAQQLAPIPALDSPVVDTTGTLDAATRQQLEAQALALQQRKGAQLQVLVVPTTQPEDIAQYAVRVYDQWRLGREKVDDGVLLVVAKDDRRVRIEVGYGLEGAIPDATAIRVIQEYVVPRFRAGDYAGGIVDATAVLTGLIDGEPLPEPMATAPRGEREGGGWLFALFAAFIVAQVARGVLGVAPRGIRGIGTALAAGGVAWLLSSLLFGGIAAVFGLLFGLASNSGGRFAADRGWGGYGGWGGGGGFGGGGGFGGGGGFGGGGWGGGGGMSGGGGASGSW
- a CDS encoding dihydrofolate reductase; this translates as MALIAALDRNGAIGRDNGLPWRLPDDLKRFKALTLGKPVLMGRRTAQSLGRALPGRRNLVLTRSGAVPFEGMQAVAAVAQAVAIAADDGASQLCVIGGGEVYALCLPDATRMHLTHVDLTVEGADAFFPSFDPAQWDVVARETHVTDARHASAFEFVEYRRIPAPK
- a CDS encoding symmetrical bis(5'-nucleosyl)-tetraphosphatase; translated protein: MTVWAIGDLQGCYDATQRLLEKIAFDPAKDRLWFCGDLVNRGGQSLETLRLVHSLRDNATVVLGNHDLSLLAIGERREEEQRKVNPDLQRVVLAEDRDTLLPWLRRQKLVHVDRGLGWMMVHAGLAPKWTTQLAEKHGREIEERLQGDQYQRLLKNMYGDGPVWNPRLGGIDRHRAIINICTRLRYCSPRGRISYEDKGVPGTQPAGLYPWYAVPGRAERDLRIVCGHWSALGLFIGHGVHAIDTGAVWGGKLTALQLDTDELRIVQVAGRDVPANPPKPRHRPRR
- the apaG gene encoding Co2+/Mg2+ efflux protein ApaG, translated to MERSTDYAFDIDVATRYLDEQSEPGQDRYVFAYTITIRNTGTVPARLLSRHWLITDATGKVQEVRGDGVVGEQPRLRPGEGFEYTSGAVLETDLGTMEGSYSVEADDGTVFDAPIPAFTLAVPRTLH
- the rsmA gene encoding 16S rRNA (adenine(1518)-N(6)/adenine(1519)-N(6))-dimethyltransferase RsmA, with amino-acid sequence MSNARFSEPPKKHLGQNFLHERTVIDRIVQAVNPKPGERLVEIGPGQGAITFPLLDRHGRLTVIEFDRDLIAPLTEAARSHGELTVIHRDVLKVDFSELARDTPDGRIRLVGNLPYNLSSPILFHALDHAAAISDMTFMLQKEVVERMAAGPGSKVYGRLSVMLQAYCTVTPLFTVPPGAFRPPPKVDSAVVRLVPRPADSIGIDDPATFARVVRDAFGQRRKTLRNALSQVCDSAAIEAAGIRPDARAEQIAVADFVRLANSLPH
- a CDS encoding TPM domain-containing protein; translated protein: MRWLKHLFAPSARRLFPAATLQRITAAIAASELRHTGEICFAVDAALPMRAIMAGTTARDRANETFARLGVWDTRANNGVLLYLLLADHRIEIVADRGFDGLVSDAQWRGACQLVEERLRAGEPEAAVLAGIEALSDIIAAHFPDDPDTVDHDELPNVPHIL
- a CDS encoding peptidylprolyl isomerase, with translation MKKFFACVLAATLLSATVQAQQVQPIDGIAVVVDEGVILQSELDRAVGNIRAQYAGRAAQLPPPDVLERQVAERLVLLKLQVARAEATGVRVSDQEVDQAIAGIAGQNRASVEQLRAQLAADGTSFDQFRDSIRDELLVQRLRQRFAQTQVSVSDAEVDAALEAQQATGQQYHLAHILVALPEGATPEQIATGEEKILGIKSLLDRGEMDFAAAAVRYSDSPNALEGGDLGWRGENEIPAAFANLVRQMAPGQVTAPIRGPSGFQLLQLVETRDAGQGGPSVVTQVRASHILIRVDENTSAAEAKAQADTLHARIVGGADFAALAREHSEDPSSQAAGGDLGWFTPDQFGPDFGAQVSALADSAVSTPFRTQAGWHIVQRTGTREADVGNENQRAQARETIGRRKLEEEWNQFLREMRGEAFVDFRTGNATADAAETAPEAPATGD
- the pdxA gene encoding 4-hydroxythreonine-4-phosphate dehydrogenase PdxA produces the protein MRPPRLALVPGEPAGVGPELCVRLAQRPRDYSLTAFGDRDTLQSAADALGLPLVMTPPDSADDRAGTLALVEVPNATPVRFGQPDPLNARAVIDALLAAGAGCLDGGFDGVVTGPVHKAAINAGGIAYSGTTELLANQAGCGVVMMLANPTMRVALATTHLPLRQVADAITTQSLRHVLLTLHDALQRDFGIDTPTIAVLGLNPHAGEDGVLGDEEIRVLQPVIESLRGEGLRLLGPLPADTAFLPARLAQVDAVLAMYHDQGLPVLKFSGFESAVNLTLGLPYPRVAVDHGTALDLAGSGAADPSSLFAAADTCARMAATRLAHRHDPAGTAHGACQ
- the lgt gene encoding prolipoprotein diacylglyceryl transferase — its product is MTILHQIDPVAVSLGPLQVHWYGIMYLIGFGLAWWLGRRRVRQGRLPGVTEQGFGDLLFYGMLGVVLGGRIGYVLFYGFGDLLRDPLMLLRIWEGGMSFHGGLLGVLAAMWWWARRQRLHFFDVADFVAPLVPAGLGFGRLGNYIGGELWGKHTDEGWGVVFPRAPEFSGWTGERLQAEFATGALDPFARHPSQLYQAVLEGLVMFCILWWFSSRPRPRYAVAGMFALLYGVFRFAVEFVREPDAQIGYLAFGWLTMGQLLSIPLVLVGLFWLGLSRRQPTLQAQPAAGSGQEA
- a CDS encoding thymidylate synthase; protein product: MEQYLDLLRHVLDHGTEKSDRTGTGTRSVFGWQMRFDLNAGFPLVTTKKLHLRSIVHELLWFLRGETNVAYLKEHKVSIWDEWADASGELGPVYGKQWRRWAGADGVEIDQIRWVVEEIKRNPDSRRLIVSAWNVADLPQMALMPCHTLFQFYVVDGKLSCQLYQRSGDIFLGVPFNIASYALLTHMVAQACGLGVGDFVHTLGDAHLYSNHYEQAREQLTRAPRPLPTLKLAPAVTNLFAFGFDDIAIEGYDPHPAIKAPVAV